The DNA window TCGATCGTGCCGGGGCGGACCGAGGAGATGAGCGGCGCATGACCGGGCAGCACGCCGAGATTGCCTTCGGCGCCCGGAATCACGACCATCTCGACCGTGTCGGAGAGAAGGATCTTCTCCGGCGAGACGAGCTCGAACTTAACCTTCTCGGCCATACGTCAGGACCTTTCCTCGGGCGTTCCCCGGCGTGCAGGCCGCAGGGAACGCCCCACTTCCATGTGAACCCGATCAGGCATGTGAACCCGATCAGGCCGCTTCGGCGGCGAGCTTGCGGGCCTTTTCCTGGGCCTCTTCGATCGTGCCGACCATGTAGAAGGCCGCTTCCGGCAGGTCGTCGTACTTGCCGTCGACGATGCCCTTGAAGCCCTTGATCGTGTCTTCGAGCTTCACGAGCACGCCCGGCGTGCCGGTGAACACTTCGGCGACGTGGAACGGCTGCGACAGGAAGCGCTCGATCTTGCGGGCGCGGGAGACGACCAGCTTGTCGTCTTCCGACAGCTCGTCCATGCCCAGGATCGCGATGATGTCCTGCAGCGACTTGTACTGCTGCAGCACGCGCTGGACCGAACGGGCCGTGTTGTAGTGCTCCTCGCCGATGACCCGCGGGTCGAGCATGCGCGAGGTCGAGTCGAGCGGGTCGACCGCCGGGAAGATGGCCTTTTCCGCGATCGAGCGCGACAGCACCGTCGTCGCGTCCAAATGCGCGAACGACGTGGCCGGCGCCGGGTCGGTCAGGTCGTCGGCGGGCACGTAGATGGCCTGCACCGAGGTGATCGAGCCCTTCTTGGTCGACGTGATGCGTTCCTGCAGCGCGCCCATGTCGGTCGAGAGTGTCGGCTGATAGCCGACCGCCGAAGGGATGCGGCCCAGGAGCGCCGACACTTCCGAGCCCGCCTGGGTGAAGCGGAAGATGTTGTCGACGAAGAACAGCACGTCCTGGCCTTCCTCGTCGCGGAAATATTCGGCGACCGACAGACCCGAGAGGGCGACGCGCGCGCGGGCACCCGGCGGCTCGTTCATCTGGCCATAGACGAGCGCCACCTTGGAGCCCGGCCCATCGGTCTTGATGATGCCGCCCTCGATCATCTCGTGATAGAGGTCGTTGCCCTCGCGGGTGCGCTCGCCGACGCCGGCGAACACGGAATAGCCGCCGTGGTTCATTGCGACGTTGTTGATGAGCTCCATGATCGTCACGGTCTTGCCGACGCCGGCGCCGCCGAACAGGCCGATCTTGCCGCCCTTGGCGTAGGGCGCCAGCAGGTCGACGACCTTGATGCCGGTGACGAGGATCTCGGCCTCGGTCGACTGGTCGACGAATTCCGGAGCCGGCTTGTGGATCGGAGCGGTGCGCGTGGCGCCGACCGGGCCGCGCTCGTCGACCGGCTCGCCGATGACGTTCAGGATGCGGCCGAGCGTCTCGGGGCCGACCGGCATCGCGATGGGCCCGCCGGTGTCGCTCACCTTGGTGCCGCGCACCAGGCCGTCGGTCGTATCCATGGCGATGGTGCGGACGGTGTTCTCACCGAGGTGCTGGGCGACCTCGAGGATGAGGTTGCGTTCGGGGATATCGACCCTGAGCGCGTTCAGGATCGCCGGCTTGTCGCCCTCGAACTGGACGTCGACGACCGCGCCGATGATCTGGGTGATCGTCCCCACGTTGGTGTTGGCCATGATGTCTTCCCTTAAGCGAGACGAGCCTCTAGAGCGCTTCGGCGCCCGAGATGATCTCGATGAGTTCCTTCGTGATGGTGGCTTGGCGCGTGCGGTTGTAGACCAGGGTCAGGCCCTTGATCATGTCGCCGGCATTGCGCGTCGCGTTGTCCATCGCGGTCATGCGCGCGCCGTGCTCGCTCGCGGCGTTTTCGAGCAGCGCCGTGAAGATCTGCACGCCCACGTTGTTCGGCAGCAGCTCGGTGAGGATTTCTTCCTCGCTCGGCTCGAACTCGTAGATGGCGCTGGCCGCCTCGTCGGTCTTCTCCGCGGCCGCGGGCGCGCCGAACGGGATCAACTGCTGCACCGTCACGATCTGGGAGATCGCCGACTTGAACTTGGCGAAGATGATCGTGGCGACGTCGAATTCACCCGCCTCGAACCGGCTCAGCACCGCCGCGGAAATGCTCTTCGCTTCCGAGAAATGCACGCCGCGGCGGCCGACGTCGGTCACGCTGTCGATCAGGAGCTTCGGGAATTCGCGGCGCATCGCGTCGCGGCCCTTGCGGCCGACGGCCATGACCTTGACGGTCTTGCCTTCACCCTGGAGCGCACGGATCAGCCGACGGGCCTCGCGCAGGATGGTGGCGTTGAAGCCACCGGCGAGGCCGCGGTCGGACGTCGCGATGATCAACAGGTGCGTGTCCGTCTTGCCCGTGCCCGCGAGCAGCGCGGGCGCAGTCGGCAGGCCGGCCATCGACTGGGCCAGCGAGCCCAGCATCCGTTCCATGCGCTCGGCATAGGGGCGCGAGGCCTCGGCCGCGTCCTGCGCCCTTTTTAGGCGCGAGGCCGCGACCAGTTTCATCGCGGACGTAATCTTCCGCGTCGATTGGACACTTCGGATTCGTGTCCGCAGGTCCTTCAAGCTCGCCATCGGCTAAGTCCTTGTCCTGGTCGGGCCTGGGCTCAGGCGAAGCTCTTCATGAAGGTCTCGATGAACGCCTTCAGCTTCTCTTGGGTGTCGGGCTTGAGTTCGCGGTCCTTGCGGATCGCGTCCAGGATGTCACCGCCGCGGGCGCGCAGGTCGGCCAGCAGGGCCAGCTCGGCCCGGTTGATGTCCTTGACCTCGATCTTGTCGAGCAGGCCGCGGACGCCGGCGAAGATCGACGCCACCTGCTCCTCGACCGGCAGCGGCGAGAACTGCGGTTGCTTCAGGAGCTCGGTCAGCCGCGCGCCGCGGGCGAGCAAGCGCTGGGTCGAGGCGTCGAGGTCGGAGGCGAACTGCGAGAAGGCCGCCATCTCGCGATACTGGGCGAGGTCGAGCTTGATCGTGCCGGCGACCTGCTTCATCGCCTTGATCTGGGCGGCGGATCCCACGCGCGACACCGACAGGCCGACGTTGATGGCCGGACGGATGCCCTTATAGAACAGCTCGGTCTCGAGGAAGATCTGGCCGTCGGTGATCGAGATCACGTTGGTCGGGATGTAGGCCGAGACGTCGCCCGCCTGGGTCTCGATGACCGGCAGCGCCGTGAGTGAGCCGGCGCCGTTGGCGTCGTTCAGCTTGGCGGCGCGCTCCAAGAGGCGCGAGTGGACGTAGAACACGTCGCCCGGATAGGCCTCGCGCCCCGGCGGACGGCGCAGCAGCAGCGACATCTGGCGATAGGAGACCGCCTGCTTCGACAGATCATCATAGATGATGAGCGCGTGCATGGCGTTGTCGCGGAAGAACTCGCCCATGGCGCAGCCGGTGTAGGGCGCCAGGAACTGCAGCGGCGCCGGCTCCGACGCCGTCGCGGCGACGATGATCGAGTACTCGAGCGCGCCGTAGTCCTGCAGGACCTTGACGAACTGGGCGATGCTGGAGCGCTTCTGCCCGATCGCGACATAGACGCAATAGAGCTTCTTCGACTCGTCCGTGCCGGCGTTGATCGCCTTCTGGTTCAGGATCGTGTCGAGCGCCACCGCGGTCTTGCCGGTCTGGCGGTCGCCGATGATGAGCTCGCGCTGGCCGCGCCCGATCGGCACCAGGCTGTCGATCGCCTTCAGGCCGGTCTGCATCGGCTCGTGCACCGACTTGCGGGGGATGATGCCCGGCGCCTTCACCTCGACGCGCTGCATCTTGACGTCGGTGAGCGGGCCCTTGCCGTCGATCGGGTTGCCGAGGCCATCGACCACGCGGCCGAGCAGGCCCTTGCCGACCGGCACCTCGACGATGGCGCCGGTGCGCTTGACCGTGTCGCCTTCCTTGATGCCGCGGTCTTCGCCGAAGATCACCGCGCCGACGTTGTCGGTCTCGAGATTGAGCGCCATACCCTTGACGCCGCCCGGGAATTCGACCATCTCGCCGGCCTGGACCTTGTCCAGGCCATAGATGCGCGCGATGCCGTCACCGACCGACAGGACCTGGCCGACCTCGGCCACATCTGCTTCGGTGCCGAAATTGGCGATCTGTTCCTTGAGGATGGCGGAAATTTCCGCAGCCCGGATTTCCATTCTCTTAGATCCCTCTCATGGCAAGCTGCAGGCGCGTGAGCTTGGTGCGCAGCGAGCCGTCGACCATACGCGACCCGACCTTGACGACCAGTCCGCCGATGATTGCGGGATCGACCCGCACATCGACCGCGACCTTGGACCCGATGGCCCGATTGATTTGTTCGTTGATCGCCGCCAGCTGGCCCTCGGTAAGGGCCTGGGCCGCGGTTACCTGGGCCGTGACTTCGCCGCGGCGCTCGGCTACGAGGGCGAGGTAGCCCCTGATGATGTCAGTGAGCGCGAACAGCCGGCGGTTCTGCGCCACGACGCCCACGAAGTTGCGCACGATCTGCCCGAACGCCGCCTTCTCCATCAGTGCCGCCATGGCGCGAGCCTGCTGCTCCCGGCTCAGGACCGGGCTGCGGATGAGGCGCTCCAGATCGGGGCTCTCCTCGATCATCTGACGAAGCTTGACGAGATCGCCCTCGATCGCGTCGAGAGCCTGCTGCTGATCGGCCAGATCGAATAGAGCGGTGGCGTAACGGCCAGCCAGTCCGGATACGCCTGTCGCTTCGGATGCCACGTGAGCTGTACCTTCGATATTACCGGAAGATGGGGACCGGAATCCCCGCGAAATGTGTTTCCCGAACGGGGGGTTGAGCCACGCGAAGATGGCCTGGCGGGCCCATGTCCGTCCGGAAGCCGTGCGGCAATAGCATAAGGGCGGCGAGGGTGCAACAACGGCTCGGCCTTATTGTCGCAGGGCTGTCGTTCTCGACATGAGGGGGTTGCAGCCGGCACGATGGCCGCCATGCGACTTGCCCTTTTCGAACCCGATATCGCCCAGAACGCCGGTACCATGATGCGCCTTGCCGCCTGCCTCGGGCTCGCGGTCGATCTCATCGAGCCCTGCGGCTTCATCGTGGGCGACGCGAAATTCCGCCGTTCGGCCATGGACTATCTCGACCGACTCGATCTCGCCCGCCATCGCTCCTGGACGGCGTTCGAGGCCGAGCGCCGCGCCCGTGCCAACCCGGGGCGCCTCGTGCTGCTGACGACGCGGGCGGAGGAGCGTTACATCGATGCGCGCTTCGCGCCCGGCGACACGCTGATGGTCGGGCGCGAGAGTGCGGGCGTCCCCGATGCGGTGCATGCGGCCGCCGACTTGCGCGTGCGCATTCCGATGCAGCCGGGTTTGCGCTCGATCAATGTGGCGCTCGCCGCCGCCATGGTAATCGGCGAGGCGTTGCGCCAGACCCATCTCTTTGCCGAAGGATCCGCTTGATGACCATCCCGTCGATGACTGTTCCGGCGGCCGACCCGTCGCCCCGGCGCGCCGAGGCGCGCGCCTGGTTTGAGGAATTGCGCGACCGGCTATGCGCCGAGTTCGAGGCGATCGAGGACGAATATGTCGCCCGGACCCGGGTCGGCGACCCCGGGCGGTTCGAGCGCAAGCCCTGGTCGCGCCCAGGCAGTCAAGGGGGCGAGGGCGGCGGCGGCGTCATGTCGATCATGCGTGGCCACGTGTTCGAGAAGGTCGGCGTCAACGTCTCGACCGTGCACGGCGAGTTTTCCGAGGAGTTCCGCGGCCAGATCGCCGGTGCGGCCGAAGATCCGCGCTTCTGGGCGAGCGGCGTCTCCCTCGTCGCCCACATGCGCTCGCCCAAGGTGCCGGCCGCGCACATGAACACGCGTCATATCGCGACCACGGTCGCCTGGTTCGGCGGCGGTGGCGACTTGACGCCTATGGTGCCGGACGACGCGGATACGGGCGATTTCCATGGCGCCTTCAAGGCGGCGTGCGACGCGCACGACCCGGCCTACTATCCGAAGTTCAAGGAATGGTGCGACCGCTATTTCTATCTGCCGCATCGCAAGGAGCCGCGCGGCGTGGGCGGCATCTTCTACGACAATCTCAGGACCGGGGACTGGGACAAGGACTTCGCCTTCACGCGCGACGTGGGTCTGGCATTCCTCGACGCTTTCCCGCGCATCGTGCGCCGGCACATGTTCGAGCCCTGGACAG is part of the Aliidongia dinghuensis genome and encodes:
- the atpD gene encoding F0F1 ATP synthase subunit beta gives rise to the protein MANTNVGTITQIIGAVVDVQFEGDKPAILNALRVDIPERNLILEVAQHLGENTVRTIAMDTTDGLVRGTKVSDTGGPIAMPVGPETLGRILNVIGEPVDERGPVGATRTAPIHKPAPEFVDQSTEAEILVTGIKVVDLLAPYAKGGKIGLFGGAGVGKTVTIMELINNVAMNHGGYSVFAGVGERTREGNDLYHEMIEGGIIKTDGPGSKVALVYGQMNEPPGARARVALSGLSVAEYFRDEEGQDVLFFVDNIFRFTQAGSEVSALLGRIPSAVGYQPTLSTDMGALQERITSTKKGSITSVQAIYVPADDLTDPAPATSFAHLDATTVLSRSIAEKAIFPAVDPLDSTSRMLDPRVIGEEHYNTARSVQRVLQQYKSLQDIIAILGMDELSEDDKLVVSRARKIERFLSQPFHVAEVFTGTPGVLVKLEDTIKGFKGIVDGKYDDLPEAAFYMVGTIEEAQEKARKLAAEAA
- a CDS encoding F0F1 ATP synthase subunit gamma, giving the protein MASLKDLRTRIRSVQSTRKITSAMKLVAASRLKRAQDAAEASRPYAERMERMLGSLAQSMAGLPTAPALLAGTGKTDTHLLIIATSDRGLAGGFNATILREARRLIRALQGEGKTVKVMAVGRKGRDAMRREFPKLLIDSVTDVGRRGVHFSEAKSISAAVLSRFEAGEFDVATIIFAKFKSAISQIVTVQQLIPFGAPAAAEKTDEAASAIYEFEPSEEEILTELLPNNVGVQIFTALLENAASEHGARMTAMDNATRNAGDMIKGLTLVYNRTRQATITKELIEIISGAEAL
- the atpA gene encoding F0F1 ATP synthase subunit alpha translates to MEIRAAEISAILKEQIANFGTEADVAEVGQVLSVGDGIARIYGLDKVQAGEMVEFPGGVKGMALNLETDNVGAVIFGEDRGIKEGDTVKRTGAIVEVPVGKGLLGRVVDGLGNPIDGKGPLTDVKMQRVEVKAPGIIPRKSVHEPMQTGLKAIDSLVPIGRGQRELIIGDRQTGKTAVALDTILNQKAINAGTDESKKLYCVYVAIGQKRSSIAQFVKVLQDYGALEYSIIVAATASEPAPLQFLAPYTGCAMGEFFRDNAMHALIIYDDLSKQAVSYRQMSLLLRRPPGREAYPGDVFYVHSRLLERAAKLNDANGAGSLTALPVIETQAGDVSAYIPTNVISITDGQIFLETELFYKGIRPAINVGLSVSRVGSAAQIKAMKQVAGTIKLDLAQYREMAAFSQFASDLDASTQRLLARGARLTELLKQPQFSPLPVEEQVASIFAGVRGLLDKIEVKDINRAELALLADLRARGGDILDAIRKDRELKPDTQEKLKAFIETFMKSFA
- a CDS encoding F0F1 ATP synthase subunit delta; amino-acid sequence: MASEATGVSGLAGRYATALFDLADQQQALDAIEGDLVKLRQMIEESPDLERLIRSPVLSREQQARAMAALMEKAAFGQIVRNFVGVVAQNRRLFALTDIIRGYLALVAERRGEVTAQVTAAQALTEGQLAAINEQINRAIGSKVAVDVRVDPAIIGGLVVKVGSRMVDGSLRTKLTRLQLAMRGI
- a CDS encoding tRNA (cytidine(34)-2'-O)-methyltransferase, with product MRLALFEPDIAQNAGTMMRLAACLGLAVDLIEPCGFIVGDAKFRRSAMDYLDRLDLARHRSWTAFEAERRARANPGRLVLLTTRAEERYIDARFAPGDTLMVGRESAGVPDAVHAAADLRVRIPMQPGLRSINVALAAAMVIGEALRQTHLFAEGSA
- the hemF gene encoding oxygen-dependent coproporphyrinogen oxidase, with translation MTIPSMTVPAADPSPRRAEARAWFEELRDRLCAEFEAIEDEYVARTRVGDPGRFERKPWSRPGSQGGEGGGGVMSIMRGHVFEKVGVNVSTVHGEFSEEFRGQIAGAAEDPRFWASGVSLVAHMRSPKVPAAHMNTRHIATTVAWFGGGGDLTPMVPDDADTGDFHGAFKAACDAHDPAYYPKFKEWCDRYFYLPHRKEPRGVGGIFYDNLRTGDWDKDFAFTRDVGLAFLDAFPRIVRRHMFEPWTDEERRHQLIRRGRYVEFNLLYDRGTTFGLKTGGNVEAILMSMPPEVIWP